One genomic segment of Danio rerio strain Tuebingen ecotype United States chromosome 11, GRCz12tu, whole genome shotgun sequence includes these proteins:
- the LOC137487679 gene encoding uncharacterized protein has protein sequence MDDMDGKNNMHITIQQGRSLPELKRCAKCCMDFHCPFCSSAFFQSAKLSKVRTHLESHFSRAVLHEGYTIHRCGLNCRPQLHYHCIHCQLTILRKPDFIKHLSLCKWKHPGITTTNQAPTTATTTNQAPTTATTTNQAPTTATTTNQAPTTATTTNQAPTTATTTNQAPTTATTTNQAPTTATTTNQAPTTATTTNQAPTTATTTNQAPTTATTTDQAPTTATTTNQAPTTATTTNQAPTTATTTNQAPTTATTTNQAPTTATTTDQAPTTATTTNQAPTTATTTDQAPTTATTTDQAPTTATTTNQAPTTATTNMPYPDTTSTPSGQIQRVCKKEVLKKKCPICQVQMHKTNLKRHIERKHTAKQKDITATSHLLNECIDQENGIYCVHKSFHGASIPLHVQNKIWGENQHVSCESTECQVNMELAWRSGLKAYQCTHIKSIAYCSSYASSPLLSDITLTEMVNSKWFGEDKKKVCLDRQNLAKSNHVPLSVHCKTGTPKSVKYISVYEPTISYFSRLGRVMVSYDTKKNSWHCPCQKTRRSCIHKYIAKWHLFQTNPELFSKVRSTEELEFLTSAGDDNRWSEADHEGDRLYPPKDKDKLKVMIQYILMKKKLPPVLPEEIRLPSVEKEYPRHLIPEEMMCQHCPGNVPLGDPILITQKAKILTSSRIVQDVSTYCKLCHQCGTYFRYQEWKEGIHNFNDQVLLDLPLCITIRNMLQIHTAVSRVVEYLERTTGVQFPSADAVLQGYLHFEALTEHNYQYSCVNCGDNPPVVIMDLHKKGAFHLSVSDLALPPEDFQGEVDMHSFWEALSVERIGRGFVTSQQKNPFLVPPSFHFWAPWIGSKTRRSNCVLNTECKKVRPPKPAEVSEITVTEDRLREELYRQKIHVIRKLCKECGLDSSGSRADLLLRLSCEMKSRQTYDKIFQKIWAASGGWAVILCPCGIVYSIKCNIRAESPRDFADMLLSWKHMPNVVIYDFARGLATHMNLREPESLPFKPFEGRLRAPTPDNIAKAKDGKLKVSLPWLNCKKNIPDTEGHPITGSAEHYALYDRFHEDNTKDPRDVLRKLDLVPQLAGKVNSQVAEQLFSRMKKNNYFLNMALPSTHLFLMRNIIHHHNMHRNEQRLGNIKRAFENDVTMNRHSQAVLANPLSSEKVSTVPTNNDEATVSEEPMPKKAFFGTPSAAPKMLKPLSLATPSLTAPSPSSLTASSLCASSLTAPRPSSLAASPLISPRPSSLTASFLCASSLTAPRPSSLALSPLTSPRPSSLTASSLCASSLTAPRPSSLAASPLTLPRPSSLTASSLGASSVTATRPSSLTASSLTPPRPLALLDFTAPCKPWEELNTIQDKLLSYVLDMRLPGAEIIIKDGSTCLTREAFWSLGLQRDMDSEIGNACFRLIYEAAQQHGKDIYIENMYVVPTWKRTPKNMSTNFPEDVDMKDLLVFPAWTNSNGPEHFVLCIMKPLMREIIFLDSQYALHESGFGDAEYRVIFRNLAQQIDPGKWTEKTGHDVAGLPRQSCGNDCGVFMLMYTLCSVTGVAIEFQEMDMPLIRKWWCLLLMERFKIEGYGQRFAFWTDEARNLLQGKLQPVYRVPKKCAISEEIPLHIQAVEVRTTEEKRIVDFIVKLKGSEEHLVGVLKGKPSKWLHKQASFQVPVYIDSEEEQDNLFGYLKDVLNRTPTKLRFTDEVKLICDVLFPEAIIHALGVLRGLSSDDAEQVYLSGTKHHYSEVEEFNQKIDKQLRKEGRPFNRS, from the exons ATGGACGACATGGATGGCAAGAATAAT ATGCATATAACGATCCAACAAGGGAGATCCTTGCCTGAATTGAAGAGATGCGCCAAATGCTGTATGGACTTTCACTGCCCATTCTGTAGCTCAGCTTTTTTCCAGTCAGCAAAGTTGAGCAAAGTCAGAACCCATTTAGAAAGCCATTTCAGTCGTGCAGTTCTCCATGAAG GGTATACCATTCACAGATGTGGGTTAAATTGCCGACCACAATTGCATTACCACTGCATCCACTGCCAGTTAACAATATTGCGTAAACCAGACTTCATTAAACACCTGTCTTTATGCAAGTGGAAGCACCCTGGCATAACCACCACCAACCAAGCTCCGACAACAGCAACCACCACCAACCAAGCTCCGACAACAGCAACCACCACCAACCAAGCTCCAACAACAGCAACCACCACCAACCAAGCTCCAACAACAGCAACCACCACCAACCAAGCTCCGACAACAGCAACCACCACCAACCAAGCTCCGACAACAGCAACCACCACCAACCAAGCTCCAACAACAGCAACCACCACCAACCAAGCTCCAACAACAGCAACCACCACCAACCAAGCTCCAACAACAGCAACCACCACCAACCAAGCTCCAACAACAGCAACCACCACCGACCAAGCTCCAACAACAGCAACCACCACCAACCAAGCTCCAACAACAGCAACCACCACCAACCAAGCTCCAACAACAGCAACCACCACCAACCAAGCTCCAACAACAGCAACCACCACCAACCAAGCTCCAACAACAGCAACCACCACCGACCAAGctccaacaacagcaacaaccaCCAACCAAGCACCGACAACAGCAACCACCACCGACCAAGCTCCAACAACAGCAACCACCACCGACCAAGctccaacaacagcaacaaccaCCAACCAAGCTCCGACAACAGCAACCACCAACATGCCATATCCAGACACTACATCCACCCCAAGTGGACAGATACAAAGAGTCTGTAAAAAGGAAGTACTGAAGAAAAAATGTCCCATATGCCAAGTTCAAATGCACAAAACAAATTTAAAGAGGCACATAGAAAGGAAGCACACAGCCAAACAAAAGGACATCACAGCAACATCCCACCTGCTGAATGAATGTATAGATCAGGAAAATGGAATTTATTGTGTCCACAAGTCATTTCATGGTGCCAGCATACCTCTACATgtccaaaataaaatatgggGTGAAAATCAACATGTCTCCTGTGAATCCACTGAGTGCCAGGTTAACATGGAGTTGGCATGGAGGAGTGGGTTAAAGGCATATCAGTGCACACATATTAAATCAATAGCATACTGTTCATCTTATGCTTCCTCTCCTCTGCTAAGTGACATTACACTTACTGAGATGGTGAACAGCAAATGGTTTGGTGAGGATAAAAAGAAGGTTTGCCTTGATCGGCAAAACCTCGCCAAAAGCAATCATGTACCTCTGTCTGTGCACTGCAAAACTGGAACCCCCAAATCAGTGAAATACATTTCTGTATATGAGCCTACAATTTCATATTTCAGTCGGCTTGGAAGAGTCATGGTGTCATATGACACCAAAAAAAATTCATGGCACTGTCCATGTCAGAAGACAAGGAGGTCttgcatacataaatatattgcCAAATGGCACTTGTTTCAGACAAACCCTGAGCTGTTTAGTAAAGTGCGGAGCACTGAGGAATTGGAATTTCTTACATCAGCAGGGGACGACAACAGATGGAGTGAAGCCGATCATGAGGGTGACAGACTGTATCCACCAAAAGATAAGGATAAGTTAAAAGTCATGATTCAGTATATTCTGATGAAAAAAAAGTTACCTCCAGTTCTTCCTGAAGAGATACGTCTTCCATCAGTGGAAAAAGAGTATCCAAGGCATCTAATCCCAGAGGAGATGATGTGCCAGCACTGCCCTGGCAATGTACCTCTGGGTGACCCAATCCTTATTACGCAAAAGGCGAAAATCCTCACCAGCTCACGCATTGTTCAGG ATGTGTCTACCTACTGTAAGCTGTGTCATCAATGTGGAACCTACTTTCGGTACCAAGAATGGAAAGAAGGCATACACAATTTTAATGATCAAGTACTTCTTGACCTCCCTTTATGCATAACAATAAGAAATATGCTACAG aTCCATACTGCTGTCAGCAGAGTGGTGGAATATTTGGAAAGAACTACAGGGGTACAATTTCCCTCAGCTGATGCTGTTCTGCAAGGATATCTTCACTTTGAAGCTCTTACAGAACATAATTATCAGTATTCTTGTGTGAACTGTGGAGACAATCCACCAGTTGTAATCATGGACCTCCATAAGAAGGGGGCCTTCCATTTGTCAG TAAGTGACCTTGCACTGCCTCCAGAGGACTTCCAAGGAGAGGTTGACATGCACAGTTTTTGGGAGGCACTTTCAGTGGAGAGGATTGGTAGAGGATTTGTCACAA GTCAACAAAAAAATCCATTTTTAGTCCCACCAAGTTTCCATTTTTGGGCCCCATGGATAGGAAGCAAGACACGTCGATCAAATTGTGTCCTTAACACAGAGTGTAAAAAAGTTCGTCCACCAAAACCGGCTGAGGTCTCTGAGATAACAGTGACAGAAGATCGCCTCAGAGAGGAACTGTACAGGCAAAAG ATTCATGTGATTAGGAAATTATGTAAGGAGTGTGGGTTAGATTCGTCAGGATCACGAGCTGACCTCCTTCTGAGGTTGTCCTGTGAAATGAAGTCAAGGCAGACATATGACAAGATTTTTCAAAAGATCTGGGCGGCTTCAG GTGGTTGGGCTGTCATTTTGTGCCCGTGCGGCATTGTGTACAGCATCAAATGTAACATTCGTGCAGAAAGCCCACGTGACTTTGCAGACATGTTACTTTCTTGGAAGCACATGCCAAATGTCGTCATATATGACTTTGCACGTGGGTTAGCAACCCACATGAACCTTAGAGAACCAGAAAGTTTGCCTTTCAAGCCATTTGAAGGACGGTTAAGAGCACCAACTCCAGACAACATAGCCAAAGCCAAAGATGGGAAACTGAAGGTCTCATTGCCTTggctaaattgtaaaaaaaacatcccagaCACTGAAGGTCATCCAATAACGGGTTCAGCAGAACATTATGCTCTGTATGACCGGTTTCATGAGGACAATACAAAAGATCCTCGTGATGTCCTGCGTAAACTTGACCTGGTCCCACAACTCGCGGGAAAAGTGAACAGTCAAGTTGCAGAACAACTATTTTCCAGAATGAAGAAAAACAATTACTTTTTAAACATGGCTTTACCATCGACTCATCTGTTTCTTATGAGAAATATCATACATCATCATAACATGCACAGAAATGAACAACGACTAGGCAACATAAAAAGGGCTTTTGAAAATGATGTCACAATGAACAGGCACAGCCAGGCAGTGTTgg CAAATCCACTGTCATCTGAGAAGGTATCCACTGTTCCAACGAACAATGATGAAGCAACTG TTTCAGAAGAGCCAATGCCCAAGAAAGCATTCTTTGGCACTCCCAGTGCAGCTCCCAAGATGCTTAAACCATTGTCCCTCGCTACACCATCCCTCACGGCACCAAGTCCATCATCCCTCACTGCATCGTCTCTTTGTGCATCGTCTCTCACTGCACCCAGGCCATCATCCCTTGCTGCATCGCCCCTCATTTCACCCAGGCCATCATCCCTCACTGCATCGTTTCTTTGTGCATCGTCTCTCACTGCACCCAGGCCATCATCCCTTGCTTTATCGCCCCTCACTTCACCCAGGCCATCATCCCTCACTGCATCGTCTCTTTGTGCATCGTCTCTCACTGCACCCAGGCCATCATCCCTTGCTGCATCGCCCCTCACTTTACCCAGGCCATCATCCCTCACTGCATCGTCCCTTGGTGCATCATCTGTCACTGCAACCAGGCCATCATCCCTCACTGCATCGTCCCTCACTCCACCCAGGCCATTAGCACTCCTTGACTTCACAGCACCGTGTAAGCCCTGGGAAGAACTAAATACCATCCAAGACAAATTG CTCAGCTATGTTCTGGATATGAGACTGCCTGGAGCAGAAATTATTATAAAAGATGGGTCCACATGTCTCACCCGTGAAGCCTTTTGGAGCCTGGGGCTGCAAAGAGACATGGATTCTGAG ATTGGTAATGCCTGTTTCAGATTGATTTATGAAGCAGCTCAGCAGCAT ggaaAAGACATATATATAGAGAACATGTACGTAGTTCCTACATGGAAGCGTACACCAAAAAATATGTCTACCAATTTTCCA GAGGATGTTGATATGAAAGACTTGTTGGTGTTTCCAGCATGGACCAACTCAAATGGGCCAGAACACTTCGTTCTCTGT ATCATGAAGCCACTCATGAGAGAGATCATCTTTTTAGACTCCCAGTATGCATTGCATGAGTCTGGATTTGGTGATGCTGAGTACAGAGTCATTTTTAG aaATCTTGCACAACAAATTGATCCTGGAAAGTGGACTGAGAAGACTGGACATGATGTTGCA gGCTTGCCACGCCAGAGCTGTGGTAATGACTGTGGGGTTTTTATGCTTATG TATACCCTTTGCTCTGTGACCGGTGTGGCAATTGAATTCCAGGAG ATGGACATGCCTTTAATTCGAAAGTGGTGGTGTCTTCTTCTGATGGAACGCTTCAAAATAGAAGG ATATGGTCAGCGGTTTGCCTTCTGGACTGATGAGGCCAGAAACTTGCTCCAAGGAAAACTTCAGCCAGTGTacagggtgccaaaaaagtgtgCCATCTCTGAGGAAATCCCACTTCACATTCAGGCTGTTGAAGTCCGCAcaacagaggaaaaaagaattgtCGACTTTATTGTAAAGTTAAAGGGGTCTGAGGAACATTTGGTG GGTGTTCTCAAAGGGAAGCCCTCTAAGTGGTTGCATAAGCAGGCATCTTTCCAGGTGCCTGTCTACATAGACAGTGAGGAAGAGCAAGATAACCTTTTTGGTTATCTTAAAGACGTACTGAACAGGACACCAACAAAACTCAGGTTTACAGATGAAGTGAAGCTTATCTGTGATGTTCTTTTTCCAGAG gCCATCATACATGCTCTGGGGGTCTTGAGGGGTTTGTCTTCAGATGATGCTGAGCAGGTCTACCTTTCTGGCACAAAACATCATTACAG TGAAGTAGAAGAATTTAATCAAAAAATTGACAAACAACTGAGGAAAGAAGGGAGACCATTCAATAG GAGCTAA